The following coding sequences lie in one Candidatus Nitrospira allomarina genomic window:
- a CDS encoding STAS/SEC14 domain-containing protein, producing the protein MYRILDESEAGSVGIRVEGKLSVEEYDLLNAYLEQLMQEVGPINFLCDLATLEGENGQALWEEMTDHLRNAQAYQRIAVVGNRRWSEGGPKVSVPWPSTQFKYFTPDQTDEAWHWVKG; encoded by the coding sequence ATGTATCGGATTTTAGATGAAAGTGAAGCCGGAAGTGTGGGAATTCGGGTTGAGGGGAAATTATCAGTCGAAGAGTATGATCTCTTGAATGCCTACCTGGAACAGTTAATGCAAGAAGTTGGGCCGATTAATTTCTTGTGCGATTTGGCAACCCTTGAAGGCGAAAATGGGCAAGCCTTATGGGAGGAGATGACTGATCATCTGCGGAACGCCCAAGCATATCAACGAATTGCGGTGGTGGGAAACCGACGATGGTCGGAGGGCGGACCAAAGGTTTCTGTTCCCTGGCCCAGTACTCAGTTCAAATATTTCACACCAGACCAGACCGACGAGGCCTGGCATTGGGTAAAGGGGTGA
- a CDS encoding sugar phosphate nucleotidyltransferase, with translation MLRAGANPLWSIILAGGEGERTRPFIEQWLGGHKPKQYCTFVGNRSMLQHTLDRADRLVRPEHKVTVIGRNHREFLNNAVEGDTSGHVIVQPQNCGTAAGVFLPLTFVRAWDADATVVIFPSDHFVFPEARFLETIRRGIRANHFLQDRLVLFGVSPSHPELDYGWINLGEVLGWSNGSCIRQVGSFLEKPDLLEGQQVMASGALWNTLVIVAKVATLWKLGWQHLPVMMERFERLGATIGTVHEHETLHDIYRDMPVLDFSRALLQRIPEHLGVMEFEEVLWSDWGQPERIAHTLNTLGKKPAFPSEILQRSLAPTDAIPHLGVT, from the coding sequence ATGCTGAGAGCCGGAGCCAATCCGTTGTGGTCGATTATTTTAGCTGGGGGTGAAGGGGAAAGGACCCGCCCGTTTATCGAACAGTGGTTGGGCGGGCATAAACCCAAGCAGTATTGTACCTTTGTCGGAAATCGATCCATGCTTCAACATACGCTGGATCGGGCCGACCGATTGGTCAGACCTGAACACAAAGTCACGGTGATCGGTCGAAACCATCGGGAGTTTTTGAATAACGCTGTGGAGGGAGATACCTCTGGACACGTTATTGTTCAGCCCCAGAATTGCGGAACAGCCGCAGGAGTGTTCCTTCCACTGACCTTTGTTCGAGCCTGGGATGCTGACGCTACAGTCGTCATTTTCCCATCCGATCATTTTGTCTTTCCGGAAGCTCGTTTTCTCGAAACGATCAGGCGGGGGATTCGCGCAAATCACTTTCTCCAGGATCGTTTGGTCCTGTTTGGCGTGTCTCCTTCACATCCTGAGCTGGACTATGGGTGGATTAACCTGGGCGAAGTTCTGGGTTGGAGCAATGGATCATGTATTCGCCAGGTTGGTTCCTTTCTTGAAAAACCAGACCTTCTTGAAGGGCAACAGGTCATGGCAAGCGGCGCTCTTTGGAACACCCTGGTGATTGTGGCAAAAGTGGCCACGCTCTGGAAACTTGGTTGGCAACACCTACCGGTTATGATGGAGCGGTTTGAACGGTTAGGCGCGACGATTGGAACTGTGCACGAACATGAAACGCTTCACGACATCTATCGAGATATGCCTGTTCTGGACTTTTCTCGTGCATTGCTTCAAAGGATTCCTGAGCATCTGGGAGTGATGGAATTCGAGGAAGTGCTGTGGAGTGATTGGGGACAACCCGAACGCATTGCCCATACACTCAACACTCTTGGGAAAAAACCTGCATTTCCTTCCGAAATTTTGCAAAGGTCCTTGGCTCCCACCGATGCCATTCCTCACCTGGGGGTGACGTGA
- a CDS encoding YchE family NAAT transporter, which yields MFDFTEYLKIFVALLAVTNPLGAISLFITLTPGESTKTRQKIAKIASFSATLILLVALVGGEWTLAIFGISVSSFRVGGGILILLMAISMLQAELSPTVQTKEEAEESNRKHDIAVVPLATPLLAGPGGISTVVVEAHKGTNLGHEMLLGLTIIIIGLCLWMALHMAPLISKRLGKTGINVFTRIMGLILSAIAVEIIANGIKGLFPALAG from the coding sequence ATGTTTGATTTTACTGAATATCTAAAAATTTTTGTGGCGCTGTTAGCCGTGACCAATCCTTTGGGAGCTATTTCCCTCTTCATCACGCTGACCCCCGGTGAAAGCACAAAGACCAGACAAAAAATTGCCAAGATCGCGTCATTCTCTGCGACCCTGATTCTGTTAGTCGCCTTGGTCGGGGGCGAATGGACACTGGCAATCTTCGGGATCAGCGTGAGTTCTTTTAGAGTGGGCGGCGGGATCCTCATCCTCCTTATGGCCATTTCCATGCTTCAGGCAGAATTGAGCCCCACGGTGCAAACCAAGGAAGAGGCTGAAGAGTCCAACAGAAAACACGATATTGCCGTCGTCCCGTTAGCAACCCCATTACTGGCGGGGCCCGGTGGGATCAGCACCGTTGTAGTTGAAGCACATAAAGGCACCAACCTGGGGCATGAAATGCTGCTCGGATTGACCATCATAATTATCGGCCTCTGCCTGTGGATGGCATTGCATATGGCCCCGTTGATCTCCAAGCGGTTAGGGAAAACCGGGATAAATGTTTTTACGCGTATCATGGGCCTGATCCTGTCCGCTATCGCCGTGGAGATAATTGCCAACGGGATAAAAGGGTTATTTCCGGCTTTGGCGGGATGA